One window from the genome of Rhea pennata isolate bPtePen1 chromosome 16, bPtePen1.pri, whole genome shotgun sequence encodes:
- the B4GALT5 gene encoding beta-1,4-galactosyltransferase 5: MMQAQGIMIRENMRTIGAQVYEQVVRSAYAKRNSSVNDSDYPLDLNHNETFLQATTFLPEDFTYFPNHTCPERLPSMKGPIDVNMSEITMEDIHQFFSKDPSIKLGGHWKPSDCLPRWKVAILIPFRNRYEHLPVLFRHLIPMLQRQRLQFAFYVVEQAGNQPFNRAMLFNVGFREAMKDLDWDCLIFHDVDHIPENDRNYYGCGQMPRHFAAKLDKYMYLLPYNEFFGGVSGLTVEQFQKINGFPNAFWGWGGEDDDLWNRVQFAGYSVTRPEGDTGKYKSIPHHHRGEVQFLGRYALLRKSKERQALDGLNNLNYFPNVTYDALYKNITVNLTPELALVSEY, from the exons ATGATGCAAGCCCAAGGCATCATGATTCGTGAAAACATGAGAACAATAGGAGCTCAGGTCTACGAGCAGGTGGTCCGCAGTGCCTATGCCAAGAGGAACAGCAGCGTGAATGACTCAG ATTATCCTCTTGATTTGAATCACAATGAAACCTTTCTGCAAGCCAcaacttttcttcctgaagattTTACCTACTTTCCAAACCATACCTGTCCTGAGAGGCTCCCTTCTATGA AGGGCCCCATCGATGTAAATATGAGCGAAATCACGATGGAAGATATCCACCAGTTCTTCTCAAAAGACCCTTCTATCAAGCTAGGAGGCCACTGGAAGCCGAGTGACTGTCTGCCTCGCTGGAAG GTGGCGATCCTAATTCCATTCCGCAATCGTTACGAGCATCTTCCAGTCCTTTTCAGACACCTAATTCCAATGCTGCAGCGTCAACGTTTACAATTTGCGTTTTATGTTGTTGAGCAG GCTGGTAACCAACCCTTCAACCGTGCCATGCTCTTCAATGTTGGCTTTCGGGAAGCAATGAAGGATTTGGACTGGGATTGTCTCATCTTTCATGATGTGGACCACATACCAGAAAATGACCGTAACTATTACGGATGTGGACAGATGCCAAGACACTTTGCAGCCAAGCTGGATAAGTACATGTATCT GCTCCCATACAATGAGTTCTTTGGTGGAGTGAGTGGCCTGACGGTAGAGCAGTTTCAGAAAATCAACGGTTTCCCCAACGCGTTCTGGGGCTGGGGTGGAGAGGATGACGACCTTTGGAACAG AGTGCAGTTTGCAGGCTATTCGGTGACTCGACCAGAAGGAGACACGGGGAAATACAAATCAATTCCGCACCATCATCGGGGAGAAGTGCAGTTCCTAGGAAG GTACGCCTTGCTGAGGAAGTCGAAAGAAAGGCAAGCCCTAGATGGCCTCAATAACTTGAACTACTTTCCAAACGTCACATATGACGCCTTGTATAAGAACATCACTGTTAACCTGACACCAGAGCTGGCTCTGGTGAGTGAATattaa